From the genome of Numida meleagris isolate 19003 breed g44 Domestic line chromosome 32, NumMel1.0, whole genome shotgun sequence, one region includes:
- the SLC4A8 gene encoding electroneutral sodium bicarbonate exchanger 1 isoform X1, giving the protein MPAGSTEPDGILSYQGPDEEAVVDKGGTSNVVNIHYEKEELEGHRTLYVGVQMPLMRQSHRHHRPRSQKHRKRERAKEAAPEEQGYHYTPSQRVQFILSTEEDEQHVPHDLFTELDEIHVKEGEGTEWKETARWLKFEEDVEDGGERWSKPYVATLSLHSLFELRNCIIKGTVLLDMCANSTEEIADMILDQQNHSTVFDESMREKVREVLLKKHHHQNEKKRNNLLPIVLSFADKPVQTLIPHPPPTTVEAKNVVSHDSSPMDLSKAELHFMKKIPTGAEAANVLVGELDFLQQPIVAFARLTPAVLLSGMTEVPIPTRFLFVLLGPEGKAHQYHEIGRSMATLMTDEVFHDVAYKAKNRADLVAGIDEFLDQVTVLPPGEWDPSIRIEPPKNVPSQKKRKMPGALDDNASHRKPEKHSGPELERTGRLFGGLILDIKRKVPWFWSDFRDALSLQCLASFLFLYCACMSPVITFGGLLGEATDGYISAMESLLGASMTGVVYSLFAGQPLTILGSTGPVLVFEKILYKFCKDYALSYLSLRTCIGLWTAFLCMVLVATDASCLVCYITRFTEEAFAALICIIFIYEALEKLICLGETYPVHMHSQLDLLTLYYCKCEAPTHPTNETLHFWQSNDINPTAITWENLTVSECRLLHGEFHGPACGHDGPYTPNVLFWSCILFFSTFVLSSSLKTFKTSRYFPTRVRSTISDFAVFLTIVIMVVIDFLIGIPSPKLHVPNMFKPTRDDRGWLMNPIGPNPWWTVLAALIPALLCTILIFMDQQITAVIVNRKEHRLKKGCGYHLDLFMVAVMLGVCSVMGLPWFVAATVLSITHVNSLKLESGCSAPGEQPRFLGIREQRVTGLMIFVLMGCSVFLTAVLKFIPMPVLYGVFLYMGVSSLRGIQFFDRLKLFGMPAKHQPDFIYLRHVPLRKVHLFTLVQLTCLVLLWVIKASRAAIVFPMMVLAIVFVRKVLDFCFSKRELSWLDDLMPESKKKRLDDAKNEAKEEEESQQMMEAAAANSVQLSLGKTSYVGVPKQNNSDRTDPSEINISDEMSKTTVWKALTMNAEKL; this is encoded by the exons atGCCCGCGGGCAGCACCGAGCCCGATGGCATCCTCAGCTACCAG GGACCTGATGAAGAGGCGGTGGTCGACAAGGGAGGAACGAGCAATGTTGTCAATATCCACTATgagaaggaggagctggaag GTCACCGGACGCTGTATGTGGGCGTGCAGATGCCCCTGATGAGGCAGAGCCACCGGCACCACCGGCCCCGCAGCCAGAAGCATCGGAAGCGTGAGCGGGCAAAGGAGGCAGCCCCAGAAGAGCAGGGCTATCACT ACACGCCGTCTCAGCGGGTGCAGTTCATCCTCAGCACTGAGGAGGACGAGCAGCACGTCCCTCATGACCTGTTCACTGAACTGGACGAGATCCACGTGAAAGAGGGCGAAGGCACAGAATGGAAGGAGACAGCAAG GTGGCTGAAGTTTGAGGAGGATGTGGAAGACGGCGGCGAGCGCTGGAGCAAGCCCTATGTGGCCACACTTTCCTTGCACAGCCTCTTCGAGCTAAGAAACTGCATCATCaaaggcacagtgctgctggacaTGTGTGCCAACAGCACTGAGGAGATCGCAG ATATGATCCTGGACCAGCAGAACCACTCCACTGTGTTTGATGAGAGCATGCGGGAGAAGGTCCGGGAGGTCCTTCTGAAGAAGCATCACCACCAGAAtgagaagaagagaaacaacCTCCTCCCCATCGTCCTCTCCTTTGCTGACAAGCCAG tCCAAACGCTCATCCCCCATCCTCCTCCCACCACTGTAGAAGCTAAAAATGTGGTGAGCCACGACAGCAGCCCCATGGATTTAAGCAAG gcagagctgcacttCATGAAGAAAATTCCCACTGGGGCTGAAGCAGCAAACGTGCTGGTGGGAGAGCTGGATTTCCTTCAGCAGCCCATCGTGGCCTTTGCCCGCCTCACCCCAGCCGTTCTCCTCTCGGGCATGACAGAAGTCCCCATCCCAACCAG gtTTCTGTTTGTGTTGTTGGGACCAGAAGGAAAAGCCCATCAGTACCACGAGATCGGCAGGTCCATGGCCACTCTCATGACCGATGAG GTTTTCCACGATGTTGCCTACAAAGCCAAGAATCGGGCCGACCTGGTGGCTGGCATCGATGAGTTCCTGGACCAAGTCACAGTGCTGCCGCCAGGAGAGTGGGACCCATCGATCCGCATCGAGCCCCCCAAAAACGTCCCTTCGCAG aaaaaaaggaagatgccGGGAGCTCTGGATGACAATGCTTCTCATAGAAAGCCTGAAAAACACAGTGGCCCTGAACTGGAGCGGACGGGAAG GCTCTTTGGAGGTTTGATCCTGGACATTAAGCGGAAAGTACCGTGGTTCTGGAGCGACTTTCGGGATGCGCTGAGTCTGCAGTGCCTGGcatccttcctcttcctctacTGCGCCTGCATGTCCCCTGTCATCACCTTTGGGGGGCTTCTGGGAGAGGCAACTGATGGCTACATA AGCGCCATGGAGTCGCTGCTGGGTGCATCCATGACCGGCGTTGTCTACTCCCTCTTCGCTGGCCAACCTCTCACCATCCTTGGCAGCACCGGCCCTGTCCTCGTGTTTGAGAAGATCCTCTACAAGTTCTGCAA GGACTACGCGCTCTCCTACCTATCCCTGCGGACGTGCATCGGGCTGTGGACTGCCTTCCTCTGCATGGTGCTTGTGGCCACGGACGCCAGCTGCCTGGTGTGCTACATCACCCGCTTCACTGAGGAAGCCTTCGCTGCCCTCATCTGCATCATCTTCATCTACGAGGCTCTGGAGAAGCTCATCTGCCTGGGAGAGACCTACCCAGTGCACATGCACAGCCAGCTCGACCTCCTCACCCTCTACTA ctgtAAATGTGAGGCCCCGACCCATCCCACCAACGAAACGCTGCACTTTTGGCAGAGCAATGATATCAACCCTACAGCCATCACCTGGGAAAACCTCACCGTGTCC GAATGTCGACTTTTGCACGGAGAATTTCATGGACCTGCCTGTGGACACGATGGCCCTTACACACCCAATGTCCTCTTCTGGTCCTGCATCCTCTTCTTCTCCACCTTTGTCCTCTCGAGCTCACTGAAGACGTTTAAAACGAGCCGCTACTTCCCAACCAGA GTCCGGTCTACGATAAGTGactttgctgttttcctcacCATTGTTATCATGGTGGTCATTGACTTCCTCATCGGGATCCCATCACCGAAGCTCCACGTCCCCAATATGTTCAAG CCCACCAGGGATGACCGTGGGTGGCTCATGAACCCCATAGGACCCAACCCGTGGTGGACGGTGTTGGCTGCGCtcatcccagctctgctctgcaccatcCTGATATTCATGGACCAGCAGATCACCGCCGTCATCGTGAACAGGAAGGAGCACAGGCTGAAG AAGGGATGTGGGTACCACCTGGACCTCTTCATGGTGGCCGTGATGCTCGGGGTGTGCTCGGTGATGGGGCTGCCCTGGTTCGTGGCTGCAACTGTCCTCTCCATCACCCACGTGAACAGCCTCAAGCTGGAGTCAGGCTGCTCAGCGCCGGGAGAACAACCCAGATTTTTGGGGATACGAGAGCAGAGGGTCACAGGACTGATGATCTTTGTGCTCATGGGCTGCTCCGTCTTCTTGACTGCTGTGTTAAAG TTTATACCAATGCCTGTGCTGTACGGTGTCTTTCTCTACATGGGTGTATCGTCGCTCAGAGGAATCCAG TTCTTCGACCGCCTGAAGTTGTTTGGGATGCCGGCCAAGCACCAGCCCGACTTCATCTACCTGCGACACGTGCCACTGCGCAAAGTGCACCTCTTCACCCTGGTGCAGCTCACCTGCCTCGTGCTGCTCTGGGTCATCAAGGCATCCCGCGCGGCCATCGTCTTCCCCATGATG GTTTTGGCTATCGTTTTTGTCCGGAAAGTCCTGGATTTCTGCTTCTCAAAGCGAGAGCTCAGCTGGCTGGATGACCTCATgccagaaagcaagaagaaaaggttgGATGATGCCAAAAATGAAGCCAAAGAAGAAGAG gagtCTCAGCAGATgatggaagctgctgctgcaaactCAGTCCAGCTGAGCCTGGGGAAGACGAGCTACGTGGGTGTCCCCAAGCAGAACAACAGTGACAG GACTGACCCTTCTGAGATCAACATCTCAGATGAAATGTCAAAGACAACTGTGTGGAAGGCTCTCACCATGAATGCAGAAAAACTCTGA
- the SLC4A8 gene encoding electroneutral sodium bicarbonate exchanger 1 isoform X4 produces MPAGSTEPDGILSYQGPDEEAVVDKGGTSNVVNIHYEKEELEGHRTLYVGVQMPLMRQSHRHHRPRSQKHRKRERAKEAAPEEQGYHYTPSQRVQFILSTEEDEQHVPHDLFTELDEIHVKEGEGTEWKETARWLKFEEDVEDGGERWSKPYVATLSLHSLFELRNCIIKGTVLLDMCANSTEEIADMILDQQNHSTVFDESMREKVREVLLKKHHHQNEKKRNNLLPIVLSFADKPVQTLIPHPPPTTVEAKNVVSHDSSPMDLSKAELHFMKKIPTGAEAANVLVGELDFLQQPIVAFARLTPAVLLSGMTEVPIPTRFLFVLLGPEGKAHQYHEIGRSMATLMTDEVFHDVAYKAKNRADLVAGIDEFLDQVTVLPPGEWDPSIRIEPPKNVPSQKKRKMPGALDDNASHRKPEKHSGPELERTGRLFGGLILDIKRKVPWFWSDFRDALSLQCLASFLFLYCACMSPVITFGGLLGEATDGYISAMESLLGASMTGVVYSLFAGQPLTILGSTGPVLVFEKILYKFCKDYALSYLSLRTCIGLWTAFLCMVLVATDASCLVCYITRFTEEAFAALICIIFIYEALEKLICLGETYPVHMHSQLDLLTLYYCKCEAPTHPTNETLHFWQSNDINPTAITWENLTVSVRSTISDFAVFLTIVIMVVIDFLIGIPSPKLHVPNMFKPTRDDRGWLMNPIGPNPWWTVLAALIPALLCTILIFMDQQITAVIVNRKEHRLKKGCGYHLDLFMVAVMLGVCSVMGLPWFVAATVLSITHVNSLKLESGCSAPGEQPRFLGIREQRVTGLMIFVLMGCSVFLTAVLKFIPMPVLYGVFLYMGVSSLRGIQFFDRLKLFGMPAKHQPDFIYLRHVPLRKVHLFTLVQLTCLVLLWVIKASRAAIVFPMMVLAIVFVRKVLDFCFSKRELSWLDDLMPESKKKRLDDAKNEAKEEEESQQMMEAAAANSVQLSLGKTSYVGVPKQNNSDRTDPSEINISDEMSKTTVWKALTMNAEKL; encoded by the exons atGCCCGCGGGCAGCACCGAGCCCGATGGCATCCTCAGCTACCAG GGACCTGATGAAGAGGCGGTGGTCGACAAGGGAGGAACGAGCAATGTTGTCAATATCCACTATgagaaggaggagctggaag GTCACCGGACGCTGTATGTGGGCGTGCAGATGCCCCTGATGAGGCAGAGCCACCGGCACCACCGGCCCCGCAGCCAGAAGCATCGGAAGCGTGAGCGGGCAAAGGAGGCAGCCCCAGAAGAGCAGGGCTATCACT ACACGCCGTCTCAGCGGGTGCAGTTCATCCTCAGCACTGAGGAGGACGAGCAGCACGTCCCTCATGACCTGTTCACTGAACTGGACGAGATCCACGTGAAAGAGGGCGAAGGCACAGAATGGAAGGAGACAGCAAG GTGGCTGAAGTTTGAGGAGGATGTGGAAGACGGCGGCGAGCGCTGGAGCAAGCCCTATGTGGCCACACTTTCCTTGCACAGCCTCTTCGAGCTAAGAAACTGCATCATCaaaggcacagtgctgctggacaTGTGTGCCAACAGCACTGAGGAGATCGCAG ATATGATCCTGGACCAGCAGAACCACTCCACTGTGTTTGATGAGAGCATGCGGGAGAAGGTCCGGGAGGTCCTTCTGAAGAAGCATCACCACCAGAAtgagaagaagagaaacaacCTCCTCCCCATCGTCCTCTCCTTTGCTGACAAGCCAG tCCAAACGCTCATCCCCCATCCTCCTCCCACCACTGTAGAAGCTAAAAATGTGGTGAGCCACGACAGCAGCCCCATGGATTTAAGCAAG gcagagctgcacttCATGAAGAAAATTCCCACTGGGGCTGAAGCAGCAAACGTGCTGGTGGGAGAGCTGGATTTCCTTCAGCAGCCCATCGTGGCCTTTGCCCGCCTCACCCCAGCCGTTCTCCTCTCGGGCATGACAGAAGTCCCCATCCCAACCAG gtTTCTGTTTGTGTTGTTGGGACCAGAAGGAAAAGCCCATCAGTACCACGAGATCGGCAGGTCCATGGCCACTCTCATGACCGATGAG GTTTTCCACGATGTTGCCTACAAAGCCAAGAATCGGGCCGACCTGGTGGCTGGCATCGATGAGTTCCTGGACCAAGTCACAGTGCTGCCGCCAGGAGAGTGGGACCCATCGATCCGCATCGAGCCCCCCAAAAACGTCCCTTCGCAG aaaaaaaggaagatgccGGGAGCTCTGGATGACAATGCTTCTCATAGAAAGCCTGAAAAACACAGTGGCCCTGAACTGGAGCGGACGGGAAG GCTCTTTGGAGGTTTGATCCTGGACATTAAGCGGAAAGTACCGTGGTTCTGGAGCGACTTTCGGGATGCGCTGAGTCTGCAGTGCCTGGcatccttcctcttcctctacTGCGCCTGCATGTCCCCTGTCATCACCTTTGGGGGGCTTCTGGGAGAGGCAACTGATGGCTACATA AGCGCCATGGAGTCGCTGCTGGGTGCATCCATGACCGGCGTTGTCTACTCCCTCTTCGCTGGCCAACCTCTCACCATCCTTGGCAGCACCGGCCCTGTCCTCGTGTTTGAGAAGATCCTCTACAAGTTCTGCAA GGACTACGCGCTCTCCTACCTATCCCTGCGGACGTGCATCGGGCTGTGGACTGCCTTCCTCTGCATGGTGCTTGTGGCCACGGACGCCAGCTGCCTGGTGTGCTACATCACCCGCTTCACTGAGGAAGCCTTCGCTGCCCTCATCTGCATCATCTTCATCTACGAGGCTCTGGAGAAGCTCATCTGCCTGGGAGAGACCTACCCAGTGCACATGCACAGCCAGCTCGACCTCCTCACCCTCTACTA ctgtAAATGTGAGGCCCCGACCCATCCCACCAACGAAACGCTGCACTTTTGGCAGAGCAATGATATCAACCCTACAGCCATCACCTGGGAAAACCTCACCGTGTCC GTCCGGTCTACGATAAGTGactttgctgttttcctcacCATTGTTATCATGGTGGTCATTGACTTCCTCATCGGGATCCCATCACCGAAGCTCCACGTCCCCAATATGTTCAAG CCCACCAGGGATGACCGTGGGTGGCTCATGAACCCCATAGGACCCAACCCGTGGTGGACGGTGTTGGCTGCGCtcatcccagctctgctctgcaccatcCTGATATTCATGGACCAGCAGATCACCGCCGTCATCGTGAACAGGAAGGAGCACAGGCTGAAG AAGGGATGTGGGTACCACCTGGACCTCTTCATGGTGGCCGTGATGCTCGGGGTGTGCTCGGTGATGGGGCTGCCCTGGTTCGTGGCTGCAACTGTCCTCTCCATCACCCACGTGAACAGCCTCAAGCTGGAGTCAGGCTGCTCAGCGCCGGGAGAACAACCCAGATTTTTGGGGATACGAGAGCAGAGGGTCACAGGACTGATGATCTTTGTGCTCATGGGCTGCTCCGTCTTCTTGACTGCTGTGTTAAAG TTTATACCAATGCCTGTGCTGTACGGTGTCTTTCTCTACATGGGTGTATCGTCGCTCAGAGGAATCCAG TTCTTCGACCGCCTGAAGTTGTTTGGGATGCCGGCCAAGCACCAGCCCGACTTCATCTACCTGCGACACGTGCCACTGCGCAAAGTGCACCTCTTCACCCTGGTGCAGCTCACCTGCCTCGTGCTGCTCTGGGTCATCAAGGCATCCCGCGCGGCCATCGTCTTCCCCATGATG GTTTTGGCTATCGTTTTTGTCCGGAAAGTCCTGGATTTCTGCTTCTCAAAGCGAGAGCTCAGCTGGCTGGATGACCTCATgccagaaagcaagaagaaaaggttgGATGATGCCAAAAATGAAGCCAAAGAAGAAGAG gagtCTCAGCAGATgatggaagctgctgctgcaaactCAGTCCAGCTGAGCCTGGGGAAGACGAGCTACGTGGGTGTCCCCAAGCAGAACAACAGTGACAG GACTGACCCTTCTGAGATCAACATCTCAGATGAAATGTCAAAGACAACTGTGTGGAAGGCTCTCACCATGAATGCAGAAAAACTCTGA
- the SLC4A8 gene encoding electroneutral sodium bicarbonate exchanger 1 isoform X3, with protein sequence MLDPEASPAPKGDVQHGAEPERGHKITLVEKLQGPDEEAVVDKGGTSNVVNIHYEKEELEGHRTLYVGVQMPLMRQSHRHHRPRSQKHRKRERAKEAAPEEQGYHYTPSQRVQFILSTEEDEQHVPHDLFTELDEIHVKEGEGTEWKETARWLKFEEDVEDGGERWSKPYVATLSLHSLFELRNCIIKGTVLLDMCANSTEEIADMILDQQNHSTVFDESMREKVREVLLKKHHHQNEKKRNNLLPIVLSFADKPVQTLIPHPPPTTVEAKNVVSHDSSPMDLSKAELHFMKKIPTGAEAANVLVGELDFLQQPIVAFARLTPAVLLSGMTEVPIPTRFLFVLLGPEGKAHQYHEIGRSMATLMTDEVFHDVAYKAKNRADLVAGIDEFLDQVTVLPPGEWDPSIRIEPPKNVPSQKKRKMPGALDDNASHRKPEKHSGPELERTGRLFGGLILDIKRKVPWFWSDFRDALSLQCLASFLFLYCACMSPVITFGGLLGEATDGYISAMESLLGASMTGVVYSLFAGQPLTILGSTGPVLVFEKILYKFCKDYALSYLSLRTCIGLWTAFLCMVLVATDASCLVCYITRFTEEAFAALICIIFIYEALEKLICLGETYPVHMHSQLDLLTLYYCKCEAPTHPTNETLHFWQSNDINPTAITWENLTVSECRLLHGEFHGPACGHDGPYTPNVLFWSCILFFSTFVLSSSLKTFKTSRYFPTRVRSTISDFAVFLTIVIMVVIDFLIGIPSPKLHVPNMFKPTRDDRGWLMNPIGPNPWWTVLAALIPALLCTILIFMDQQITAVIVNRKEHRLKKGCGYHLDLFMVAVMLGVCSVMGLPWFVAATVLSITHVNSLKLESGCSAPGEQPRFLGIREQRVTGLMIFVLMGCSVFLTAVLKFIPMPVLYGVFLYMGVSSLRGIQFFDRLKLFGMPAKHQPDFIYLRHVPLRKVHLFTLVQLTCLVLLWVIKASRAAIVFPMMVLAIVFVRKVLDFCFSKRELSWLDDLMPESKKKRLDDAKNEAKEEEESQQMMEAAAANSVQLSLGKTSYVGVPKQNNSDRTDPSEINISDEMSKTTVWKALTMNAEKL encoded by the exons ATGCTGGACCCAGAGGCTTCACCTGCCCCCAAAGGCGATGTCCAACACGGGGCTGAGCCGGAGCGCGGCCACAAGATAAcccttgtggagaagctgcag GGACCTGATGAAGAGGCGGTGGTCGACAAGGGAGGAACGAGCAATGTTGTCAATATCCACTATgagaaggaggagctggaag GTCACCGGACGCTGTATGTGGGCGTGCAGATGCCCCTGATGAGGCAGAGCCACCGGCACCACCGGCCCCGCAGCCAGAAGCATCGGAAGCGTGAGCGGGCAAAGGAGGCAGCCCCAGAAGAGCAGGGCTATCACT ACACGCCGTCTCAGCGGGTGCAGTTCATCCTCAGCACTGAGGAGGACGAGCAGCACGTCCCTCATGACCTGTTCACTGAACTGGACGAGATCCACGTGAAAGAGGGCGAAGGCACAGAATGGAAGGAGACAGCAAG GTGGCTGAAGTTTGAGGAGGATGTGGAAGACGGCGGCGAGCGCTGGAGCAAGCCCTATGTGGCCACACTTTCCTTGCACAGCCTCTTCGAGCTAAGAAACTGCATCATCaaaggcacagtgctgctggacaTGTGTGCCAACAGCACTGAGGAGATCGCAG ATATGATCCTGGACCAGCAGAACCACTCCACTGTGTTTGATGAGAGCATGCGGGAGAAGGTCCGGGAGGTCCTTCTGAAGAAGCATCACCACCAGAAtgagaagaagagaaacaacCTCCTCCCCATCGTCCTCTCCTTTGCTGACAAGCCAG tCCAAACGCTCATCCCCCATCCTCCTCCCACCACTGTAGAAGCTAAAAATGTGGTGAGCCACGACAGCAGCCCCATGGATTTAAGCAAG gcagagctgcacttCATGAAGAAAATTCCCACTGGGGCTGAAGCAGCAAACGTGCTGGTGGGAGAGCTGGATTTCCTTCAGCAGCCCATCGTGGCCTTTGCCCGCCTCACCCCAGCCGTTCTCCTCTCGGGCATGACAGAAGTCCCCATCCCAACCAG gtTTCTGTTTGTGTTGTTGGGACCAGAAGGAAAAGCCCATCAGTACCACGAGATCGGCAGGTCCATGGCCACTCTCATGACCGATGAG GTTTTCCACGATGTTGCCTACAAAGCCAAGAATCGGGCCGACCTGGTGGCTGGCATCGATGAGTTCCTGGACCAAGTCACAGTGCTGCCGCCAGGAGAGTGGGACCCATCGATCCGCATCGAGCCCCCCAAAAACGTCCCTTCGCAG aaaaaaaggaagatgccGGGAGCTCTGGATGACAATGCTTCTCATAGAAAGCCTGAAAAACACAGTGGCCCTGAACTGGAGCGGACGGGAAG GCTCTTTGGAGGTTTGATCCTGGACATTAAGCGGAAAGTACCGTGGTTCTGGAGCGACTTTCGGGATGCGCTGAGTCTGCAGTGCCTGGcatccttcctcttcctctacTGCGCCTGCATGTCCCCTGTCATCACCTTTGGGGGGCTTCTGGGAGAGGCAACTGATGGCTACATA AGCGCCATGGAGTCGCTGCTGGGTGCATCCATGACCGGCGTTGTCTACTCCCTCTTCGCTGGCCAACCTCTCACCATCCTTGGCAGCACCGGCCCTGTCCTCGTGTTTGAGAAGATCCTCTACAAGTTCTGCAA GGACTACGCGCTCTCCTACCTATCCCTGCGGACGTGCATCGGGCTGTGGACTGCCTTCCTCTGCATGGTGCTTGTGGCCACGGACGCCAGCTGCCTGGTGTGCTACATCACCCGCTTCACTGAGGAAGCCTTCGCTGCCCTCATCTGCATCATCTTCATCTACGAGGCTCTGGAGAAGCTCATCTGCCTGGGAGAGACCTACCCAGTGCACATGCACAGCCAGCTCGACCTCCTCACCCTCTACTA ctgtAAATGTGAGGCCCCGACCCATCCCACCAACGAAACGCTGCACTTTTGGCAGAGCAATGATATCAACCCTACAGCCATCACCTGGGAAAACCTCACCGTGTCC GAATGTCGACTTTTGCACGGAGAATTTCATGGACCTGCCTGTGGACACGATGGCCCTTACACACCCAATGTCCTCTTCTGGTCCTGCATCCTCTTCTTCTCCACCTTTGTCCTCTCGAGCTCACTGAAGACGTTTAAAACGAGCCGCTACTTCCCAACCAGA GTCCGGTCTACGATAAGTGactttgctgttttcctcacCATTGTTATCATGGTGGTCATTGACTTCCTCATCGGGATCCCATCACCGAAGCTCCACGTCCCCAATATGTTCAAG CCCACCAGGGATGACCGTGGGTGGCTCATGAACCCCATAGGACCCAACCCGTGGTGGACGGTGTTGGCTGCGCtcatcccagctctgctctgcaccatcCTGATATTCATGGACCAGCAGATCACCGCCGTCATCGTGAACAGGAAGGAGCACAGGCTGAAG AAGGGATGTGGGTACCACCTGGACCTCTTCATGGTGGCCGTGATGCTCGGGGTGTGCTCGGTGATGGGGCTGCCCTGGTTCGTGGCTGCAACTGTCCTCTCCATCACCCACGTGAACAGCCTCAAGCTGGAGTCAGGCTGCTCAGCGCCGGGAGAACAACCCAGATTTTTGGGGATACGAGAGCAGAGGGTCACAGGACTGATGATCTTTGTGCTCATGGGCTGCTCCGTCTTCTTGACTGCTGTGTTAAAG TTTATACCAATGCCTGTGCTGTACGGTGTCTTTCTCTACATGGGTGTATCGTCGCTCAGAGGAATCCAG TTCTTCGACCGCCTGAAGTTGTTTGGGATGCCGGCCAAGCACCAGCCCGACTTCATCTACCTGCGACACGTGCCACTGCGCAAAGTGCACCTCTTCACCCTGGTGCAGCTCACCTGCCTCGTGCTGCTCTGGGTCATCAAGGCATCCCGCGCGGCCATCGTCTTCCCCATGATG GTTTTGGCTATCGTTTTTGTCCGGAAAGTCCTGGATTTCTGCTTCTCAAAGCGAGAGCTCAGCTGGCTGGATGACCTCATgccagaaagcaagaagaaaaggttgGATGATGCCAAAAATGAAGCCAAAGAAGAAGAG gagtCTCAGCAGATgatggaagctgctgctgcaaactCAGTCCAGCTGAGCCTGGGGAAGACGAGCTACGTGGGTGTCCCCAAGCAGAACAACAGTGACAG GACTGACCCTTCTGAGATCAACATCTCAGATGAAATGTCAAAGACAACTGTGTGGAAGGCTCTCACCATGAATGCAGAAAAACTCTGA